A stretch of DNA from Gimesia chilikensis:
CAGAAACAGACTGGCTGTCTGATAATCTTTCGAAAGGCCAGGCGCGAAATAAATACCGCACCAGAGGTAACAGAGAATCGCCACAATATCAAACAACCGCTCCAGAACCACGGTTGAGAGAACGGTTGTTTTGGGAATCTGAAACTGCCGCCCAAGGACATAGACGCGTAAAAACTCACCCAGGTGCGCAGGCAGAATGTTATTCCCCATGAAGCCAATCATCATCGCCGGGGCCACTTCGGAGATCTTCAACTTCCGGACCGGTTCCAGCAGCATCCGCCAGCGATAGGCTTTCAACCAGAAGAAGAGAAACAGCAAGCCCAGCATCACGGGCAGCGTCCAGTAATTTGCCTGGCGGAAACTCTCCTGAATCTGCTGCAGATTGACTCCCCAGAGTGCCGCCACCAGGCAGGCAATCGTGACGATGACACCCAGCATCAGCTTGATCAGTTTTGATTTATTAATGGGAATCTCTCCAAAACACAGTCAGCGAACAAAGCAGAATACTTCAACAGATCGGAAAATCTTTTATCGCATCAACTTTATTTTTCAAAGGGGAATCCATGCGGCCGCGGTACCCACAACACATTTAGAACTCCATGTTTATCTATTTTCACAGAGATCGCACTGCTGACGCAGGAATTTTTTACAATGTTCCTACCTTTAGGTTAAAACCTCTTGCCAACTTAATAAGAGAATTTTATCCTTCTTTCCTCTTCGCACGTATTGGCATACTTTCCCAATCTCAAATTGCGTGCAGGGACTCTACCCCATAAAGATTCCAGTTCGGATTTACAGGAATATTTTATCAAGGGATTGAACGTAAGGAGCTCATGGATGAGCGTTTTAAAAATCTATTACCCCGAAGAAACTACCACCGAAACCCCCGTCACACAGACAGAATCTCAACCAACGATTCTGCCATTCCGTCGGGCACTTAACCGTCAGCCTCGGTTCGAACGACAGACTGACTGGGTTCTGAACCGCGCACGGATCCTGTTTCAAAATCAGCAGTGCCCGGCATGCAACAGTTCCTCAGTTGAAAAACTGGAACTGCGAGACGGCTTGCTCAACCGCAGGAACCGGATGATTCCGGGAACGTCTACGGTTGTCGGCTTCCGTTGTGAATGCTGTGATACGGAATGGCCTGCCTGAAACAGCTGCGATCCTTTCCAGGATAACGGTAGTTCGAGGACTTACATCACAGAGAAGTAGTTTTCGACAGCAAAGTCGAATGCCTCCGCGCTGAGTTTGCGCGGCAGTTCCTTGTAAGTGCAGAAGTTCTTGACCTGCAACAGGAGGTCGCGCGGCTGACAGGCGCGGAACGGTCGATCAACGGCTTTGTAGTGCGTATCGACCAGGTGCTGGTAAGCCTCCTCGTCAAACTGAAAGCCCATGATCGGCGACATCAACTCAAACAAGGCCCGGAATTCCTCCTCGGAGGGATCGAGGGCCTCGATTTTGTAAGGAATACGACGCAGAAACGCAGCGTCGACCAGATCCTTCGGCTCCAGGTTCGTCGAAAAGATAATCAACTGGTCGAAGGGCACCTGAATCTTTTTCCCGCTGGGCAGGTTCAGGAAGTCGTACCGTTTTTCCAGCGGAACAATCCAGCGGTTGAGTAACTCATCCACGGGCATTCGCTGACGTCCAAAGTCGTCGATCACAAACGTCCCGCAGTTACTCTTCAATTGCAGAGGGGCTTCACAGATCTTGGTCTGCTGGTTCTGCGTAATTTCCAGTTCCTTCATGGTGAGTTCCCCCCCGGCGATCACCGTAGGACGCACAATCTGCACCCACCGCTGATCAATGCCGGACAGGTCAAACAACCCCTCGCCTGTCTCTTCCTGGACGACTTCTTCGTGCAGTCCCGGGTCGAAAATCCGAATAATGTCTCCATCGATGCCCAGGCAGCGGGGAATCCAGATCGTTGAACCAAAGGCTTTGGTTATCCGCTCTGCAATACTCGTCTTCCCGTTACCGGCTTCACCGAAGAGGAACATCCCCCGGCCTGAGTTGACGGCAGGTCCCAGGCGATCGAGCATCTTGGGATTAATAATCAGATCGGAAAAGGCTTCTTTCAGATCCGATTGTGTGGCTTCCTGCTTGGCAATGCTCTGCAGTTCCATCGCCTTAAGGTAGTCTTTAAAACAGACGGGGGCAGCTCCGAAATAGGTACACTCCTGCGTATACCGTCGTGCGCGCTCCCGACCAAGTTCGGTAATCATGAATTCATAGTCGCCCATCTCGGCAGTACTGCCATAGGCAACCAGTTGATCCTGCTTGGCACGTTTCAGAATGGCGTCCACAATTCCAAAGGGCAACTTGATCTGCTTGCAGATCTGTCGTCCCGTTTGAGTTCCTTTTGCCAGCAGATACTTGAGGATCAATCTCTCGATTTCATCCTGGGTCAAACCGGTATCATCCAGCGTTTCCGGACACTGTGGAACGAATTTCCCCTGCGATTCTTCGGCACTCCCTTTCAGCAGGGACTGTACGCGATTAAACAACTGGCTCAGATGCTGATCCTTGCCAATCACCCGCATGGGTTCGCTTAATTCGGGAAGTGCAGAGGTCGACACCCCATCGGCGTCGTCTTCAGCATACGAGTCCGAATCGTCAGAAACCTCCGCGGCAGCCAGCTCCAGCATGCTCAAAGAGGCCAGAAGCTCTTCGGTATTCACCGTATTCGATGCGGTTTTCCCCGTGGCTTCTTTTTCATCATGATGGGATTGAAGATTGGACACGTCGGAAGTAGTTTCATGAGCTGACATATTCGGTTCACATTCCATCTAATGCGTTGAATGGAAAAGCCGCATCATCCGGTCGTATCTTTTCCGGCCAGGCCCGCTTTGATGTAAGTGAGAGGAAGTGCAACCTGCTTTCACACGCTGCAACGCAAACATAGCTCGGGTAATGTGAGAGTCAAATTTGTTTTTCAACTCTGATTGATCATCGCCCGCTTCAGGCAAATTGACTTGATCCACCACGGTTTGGTCACCCCCATCTCATCAGTGACCAGAAGTTCCCTGCAACAGCTGGACCGATCGCAGGAGTTGCACCAGTTAATCATCAAAATAGTCAATACCCTGTTTATTTTTCTAAACAGCCAGGCGAACACACAGGGAAAATTTGACTTGGTACCCCCTCGACCTAGATTCCCTCTGTAAGAGTATTCTCTTGCAGACAGGCAACTTCCATCTCTTCTTACTTGAACTGGATGCTTCTATGTGTGGAATTGCGGGCTTCATCCGCACTGATCGACGCCCCGTCGAACAGGCAGAACTGAAAAAGATGATTGCGACTCTGAATCACCGTGGTCCTGATGCCTCAGGCACACAGGTCTCGGATTCAGTCGGGCTGGCACACAGTCGACTCAGCATTGTCGACCTGGCCGGTGGTCTGCAGCCCATGCAGACTCCTGATGGCATGCTCAGCGTCACATTCAACGGAGAAATTTTCAACCACATCGAACTGCGTGCCGAGCTCCAGCAGAAAGGTTACCAGTTCCAGACCCACTCCGATACAGAAGTCATCCTGCTGATGTACGCCGAATATGGCCCGGAGTGCGTACATCACTTTAATGGACAGTGGGCCTTCGCGATCCATGATCGATGCAAACAGGAAGTCTTTCTGTCCCGCGACCGGATGGGAATCCG
This window harbors:
- a CDS encoding AAA family ATPase, which translates into the protein MSNLQSHHDEKEATGKTASNTVNTEELLASLSMLELAAAEVSDDSDSYAEDDADGVSTSALPELSEPMRVIGKDQHLSQLFNRVQSLLKGSAEESQGKFVPQCPETLDDTGLTQDEIERLILKYLLAKGTQTGRQICKQIKLPFGIVDAILKRAKQDQLVAYGSTAEMGDYEFMITELGRERARRYTQECTYFGAAPVCFKDYLKAMELQSIAKQEATQSDLKEAFSDLIINPKMLDRLGPAVNSGRGMFLFGEAGNGKTSIAERITKAFGSTIWIPRCLGIDGDIIRIFDPGLHEEVVQEETGEGLFDLSGIDQRWVQIVRPTVIAGGELTMKELEITQNQQTKICEAPLQLKSNCGTFVIDDFGRQRMPVDELLNRWIVPLEKRYDFLNLPSGKKIQVPFDQLIIFSTNLEPKDLVDAAFLRRIPYKIEALDPSEEEFRALFELMSPIMGFQFDEEAYQHLVDTHYKAVDRPFRACQPRDLLLQVKNFCTYKELPRKLSAEAFDFAVENYFSVM